A genomic stretch from Nitrososphaera sp. includes:
- a CDS encoding HD domain-containing protein — MEQEFDNFTKASFARLLRLFENTDDVVKLTRAFSLAARTHKGEMWNKSEPFVNHSLRVALILAEELHLHDLELVCAALLHDIPVEQYKSELADFGPRVLSTSSTTGADHRPRPEARTEEATAKYYEELAKAPKDSRYIRLADRLDSARAMKNQGYMEKAKRFKEETQRFAMPIAEQTSDKLAFKLSVALYELK; from the coding sequence ATGGAGCAGGAATTTGATAATTTCACCAAGGCGAGCTTTGCTCGGCTTCTGCGCCTGTTTGAAAATACCGACGATGTGGTAAAACTTACACGCGCCTTTTCACTTGCCGCCAGGACGCACAAGGGCGAAATGTGGAACAAGAGCGAGCCGTTTGTCAACCACTCGCTCCGTGTTGCGCTGATTCTGGCGGAGGAGCTTCATCTTCACGATCTTGAACTCGTCTGCGCGGCACTGCTGCATGACATTCCAGTCGAGCAGTACAAAAGCGAGCTGGCAGACTTTGGCCCACGCGTCCTCTCGACGTCATCAACAACCGGCGCAGATCATCGGCCAAGGCCGGAGGCGCGCACCGAGGAGGCCACCGCAAAGTATTATGAAGAGCTCGCAAAGGCCCCAAAGGACTCGAGGTACATCAGGCTGGCAGATCGCCTCGACAGCGCAAGGGCGATGAAGAACCAGGGGTATATGGAAAAGGCCAAGCGCTTCAAAGAAGAGACGCAGAGGTTTGCCATGCCAATCGCCGAGCAGACGAGCGACAAGCTGGCCTTCAAGCTTTCAGTCGCGCTTTACGAGCTAAAGTGA